The genomic segment CGCTATCAAGGCGGCAACAATGCCGGACACACTGTCGAGATCGGCAAAGAGCGTTATGTCCTGCACCTGATTCCGTCGGGAATCCTTAACGAGGGCAGGCGTTGCGTGATCGGCAACGGCGTCGTTGTGGATCCCCTCGCGCTATGCGAGGAGATTAATGGCGTGGAGCAGCGCGGAGTCCGCACCGCCGGCCGGTTGTTTGTGAGCAACCGCGCTCACGTGGTCATGCCGTATCATCGATTGATCGATGATTACCGCGAGCGCGCACCGCAGACGGGCGCGGCCATCGGCACCACCAAACGTGGAATTGGTCCCGCCTACGGCGACAAGGCCGCTCGTACCGGCCTGCGCATGGGGGACCTGCTCGAGCCGGATTTTCCGGACATGGTCCGCAAGCGTGTGGAAACCAACAACCGGATCCTCGAGGCATTCGGCGCGCCGCTGCTGGATGTGGAGGCGACCGTTGCCTCGCTGACCGCTGCAGCTGACCGGCTGAAGCCCTATATCGCTGACACCATCCCGCTGATTCACGGCGCGATGGCCCGCGGCGAGCCGATCCTTTTCGAAGGCGCGCAGGGCACGCTGCTCGATATTGATTATGGAACTTATCCGTTTGTGACTTCGTCGAATGCGACGGCCGGCGGCGCCTGCACCGGCGCGGGGATCCCTCCCCACCGGATTGACCGCGTGATCGGCGTGATCAAGGCCTATTCCACGCGCGTCGGCGAAGGGCCCTTCCCGACGGAGCTGAAGGATGGGACAGGCGAGCGATTGCGGCAAATCGGCCGCGAATTCGGTGCCACAACGGGGCGGCCCCGCCGGTGCGGCTGGTTTGACGTCGTCGTCGCGCGATATTCGGCGATGGTCAACGGCATTGACGAGTGGGCGGTTACCAAGCTCGACGTCCTGGACGAGCTGGACGAGATTAAGGTGTGCGTGGCCTACGAGCTGGACGGGCAGCGGATCGAACATGTTCCGGCCTCGGTCCGGGCGCTTGAACGGTGCATCCCGGTCTATGAGCGGTTTCCGGGCTGGAAGGTCCCGACGGGGGGGGCCCGTTCCGTCGAGGAGCTGCCCGCCGCGTGCCGGTTCTATCTGCAGTCGCTTGCCCGGCTGACCGGCGTCCCGATCGGCATCCTTTCCACCGGTCCCGGCCGCGAGAATACCTTGCGTCTCGATCGGGCCGGCACGATGATTCAGCCATGACGGAGCGGTTGCAGGCCATTCCCCGGCACGTCGCCATCATCATGGACGGCAACGGCCGTTGGGCGAAGGCGCGCGGGTTACCCCGGCTCCGAGGGCATCAAGTTGGGGCTGAATCCGTCCGCGCGATCCTGCTGGCTTGCCGGAAAATTGGCATCGAATATCTGACGCTCTATGCGTTCAGCTCCGAAAACTGGGTTCGCCCGAGGCCCGAGGTCAGCGGCCTCATGAGTCTCCTTCGCAAATTCTTGCGGGAGCAATCCGACGAGCTGCACAACCACAAGGTTCGCCTGCGGGTGATCGGCCACAAGCAGGATCTGCCCCCGGCGGTGCGCCGCGAGCTGGACCGTGTGATCGATGAGACCGCGCACTACACCACAGGGCATCTGATTCTTGCCCTGAGTTACGGGGGCCGCCGGGAGATCACGGATGCCGTCCGGGCCATTGCCGAGAAAGTCAAGGCTGGAGAGCTGGATCCGAGGCGGATCACCGAGGAGACCGTCGCCCGCCACCTTTACCTTCCGGACGTTCCGGATCCGGATCTCTTAATTCGGACCAGCGGCGAGATGCGCATCAGCAACTTTCTTTTGTGGCAGATCTCCTACACGGAGCTCTACGTGACGCCTGTCCTGTGGCCGGATTTCCGCGAACCGCAGTTTCTGGAAGCCATCGAGGATTATCGCCGGCGCCATCGCCGATTTGGCGACATCCGATAAGCTAGCCGCTCCATGCTCCGCCAGCGCCTCATTAGTGGATTAATTCTGGCCGCAGCCCTGCTGGCCGCGGTGTTTTTCGTGCCGCCGTCAGGTGTGCCGTTTGTCGTGCTGCCGATCGTTTATCTCGCGCTCCGCGAATTCTATGCGCTGCTCGACGCGCGGGAGACGCCCCACTTCAAGATGGTTGGCATCCTCAGCGGCCTGGGGCTGGTCGGCGCGACATGGGCCGCCTACTATTTCCGGTGCCCCCATGCCGACGCGGTGGAGCCGGTTATGCTTTTCGCGGCCTGCGCGTCCATTTTATTGCGGCAGCTCTTCCATACGCGGACTAACCGCCCGTGGGATTCCATCGCTGGCACGCTGCTCGGCGTGCTTTATGTGGCGTTTCTGTTCAACTTCATCGCCAAGCTGCTCGTCTTGTGGGGTGACACGGTGGGACGGATGCTGGTTTTGTTCCTCGTCGTAGTTGTCAAGTGTACGGATATCGGCGCCTATTTCATCGGCTGCGCCATAGGGCGGCACAAACTATTCCCTCGCATTTCGCCGGCGAAGACGTGGGAGGGCGTCGTGGGCGGCGTCGCCGTAGGGATGGTGGCCGGATGGGCGTTCTCAGCGGTGGCCGGCGAGGCATCGGTCCTGCAGGGTCCCGCGGTCTGGGGAGTCGGTTTCCTGCTGGCGGTCGCGGGCGTTTTTGGCGACCTGATCGAGTCCCTATTCAAACGCGCTTCCGGCGTGAAAGATTCCGGCACCATGATTCAGGGTATGGGCGGCATCCTGGATGTGCTCGACAGCCTGCTGTTTTCCGCGCCGGTGATGTATATTGCCGCATTATTTTTTGTGCCGCCTCCATAGCCGATTGGAATTGGACTTATGCTCGAATCAATCGCCCTGAATGCATATACCCTTATCGTAGTGCTCGCCCTGTTCGGCCTGACCATTTTTGTGCACGAGCTCGGGCACTTCCTTGTGGCGCGCTGGTGCGGCCTCGCGGTGGACACCTTCGCCATCGGCTTCGGGCCAGCGATCTGGCGGCGCACGATTCGCGGCGTCGAATACAAGATCGGCATTCTGCCCTTCGGCGGATATGTCGCGCTGCCGCAGATGGATCCGGCCGGCGGCCGCGAGGACAGCGAGCGCAACCGCAGAGCCCTGCCCCCCGTTGCGCCCTGGCGCAAAATCCTCGTCGCGTTAGCGGGGGTGACGTGCAACATGATCCTCGCCTACGCCGTGGCGCATGTCGTGTATTGGAAGGGTCAGTCGTTCGCTCCACCAGAGGACCGCGTGGTCCTGGGATACGTCGATCCCGACAGCGAAGCCTATGCCGCCGGCCTCCGGATCGGCGATGTCATCGTGGCGGTGAACGGCAAGCCAGTCAAAACCTGGGACGAGTTCATGATGGACGTCGCGCTCGCCGCAAATCCCGTCCTGACCGTTCGGCATGCCTCTGGCGAGCAGGCCGAGCTCACTCTCGCAAGGCGGGAAATTATGGGGGCTTCTTTCATTCCGGGCATTTCGCCGATGAACTACTGCTATGTACTTCGTGCGCGCCCGGGCTCCAGCGCGGAAGCCGCGGGCTTGCGAAACGGCGACCGGGTGGTCCGCTTTGATGGAATCCAGCTCTACAGTCGGGAGCACCTCATCCAGCTCGCTAATGAACGGGCAGACCGGCCGGTTCCGATCGTGATCGAGCGCGAGGGGCGCGAGCTCGAATTGACGGTGACCCCGAAATATGACCCGTCCGTCGGACGCGCCCTCATCGGCATCGAGTTCAACACGCTGGACGTGAAAAAGCCGATGGATCAGATCAAATCGCACGCCCTGTTGATCGTGCGCCTGCTCAAGGGCCTGACGACGCCGAGCGAAGCGAAGGCCGCCGCCGGCGCGGTCGGCGGCCCCTTTGCGATCCTCGCGATGTTCTGGCTCTACGTTCAGAGCAGCCTCGTGATGGCCCTCTGGTTCACCTGCCTGTTGAATGTGAACCTTGCGATTCTGAACCTGCTTCCCATTCCCGTCCTCGATGGCGGCCATATCATGCTCGCGCTCTGGGAAATGGCCGCGCGACGGCCGGCAAGCCCGCGCGTTGTGGGGTGGATCTGGAACGGCTCGGCCGTTTTGCTCATCGGTCTGTTTCTTTTTCTTTCGTGGCGCGACATCAATCGGTTCTATCTCCGGCGACCGACCCCGGCAGATGCCGAACCGACGGCGACGACCAATCCGCTTCCCGCGGAGCCCGCCTCTCCCTGACGTCAGTTGAACCGATGGCGCGCACATCCGGGCTGTTTCATGGTCGGTGGGGCGCCATCCTCGGATTCGCGGCCCTCGTGTGGATGGCCTGGCAGATCGGCAAACCTCCTGTCGTGCTGCACCAGCGAATCGACTCGCCTGACGGCGAGTTACGAGCCTTCCTGGAACGCACGCGAGAGGTCCATGACCACTTCCGCGTCCGCATTTCAGGACGGGGTCTAACGTTAGTCGCGTACTATTCTCCGCCCTTCACCAATGATTTTCGCCTCGACCTCGGCGAAAGGCTGCGCTGGTCAGCTGATGGCGCCCGGCTGTTTCTGCAAATTGGCGGACGCGACGTCTGGAGGTGGGATCGCGGGACGCGCCGCGGCGCGGACCTCAACCCCGGCGACTACTGGTGATCGCCGCCCAAGAAGCCGACCCGCTCCCCGTTGATCCGTACCTCGGTGCGCCGGGCGACGGGCGGAAGTTCGATGGCGCCCTCAAAATCGCCGATGACTTGAATGCACACAATGGCGGGATCGACCACGCTATAAAGCTCGATGTCGATGCGGTCCTCATCAGCGGGTCCGCTGACCGATGCCCGCCACGAATGGCAGGGCGTCGGCATATTCCCGCGGAGGATGAGCTGAAACCGATCCGGCCGGCCCGGCCGCGGACGGATCTCCACCGACTGGACGCTGGCCCACCCGCGGACGAGTTTCGCGTCATCGGGGTGAGGCGCGTAGGGCGGCGGACCGGAGTCGTCCCCGCCCTCGCAGCCGGTCGCGAACGCGGTCATCAGACCCAGAATCCAGATGAATGAGAATCGCGCCAAGCCGGTCACCGGTAGTAGGGGTTCGTGCCCGCGGCATGGTCCGTCACGTCGATCACATGTCGGACGTGCGGCGCGACGCGCCGGATGGCATTTTCAACGCCGAATTTCATCGTCGCCTTCGAGGCCGCGCAGCCCTGGCATCCCCCGCCCATTTCGACGTGCACGTCGCGCCCTTCGACCTTGACCAACCGGACAAAGCCGCCGTGCATCGCGAGCGCCGGATTGATGTGTTCCTCGAACAGCTCCGCTACGGCCGGTTCGATGTCCTCCGGAGGGAGGGCTTTCAGCCGATCGATCACACTCTCCGCAATGAGGGGCTGGCCCGACGCATACGCTGCGCGAATCGCTGCGCCGATCTCGCCGGCCATCTGCGGCCACGGCGTCATCACGTTCTTGGTCACGCTGATGGTCGGCCCCGAAATGACCACGCGCACCACACCATCCACCGCGAAAAGCCGCTCCGCGAGCTCCGAGCCGGCCGCCTCCTCCGGGGAGTTGAAGGAGACCGTCCAGTCCTCCACGATCGGATTCTCCACGTGGAAGAGGCAGACGGCCGGGTCGCTGGTCAGTTCGCCAGTGATCTTGATATGCGTGCTCACGAGCCCACCTTACGCGCTTGCGGCTTCATTTCAAGACGCCGCCGTGCCGGCGGACGAACCGAAGATTCCGTCTTGCGCGGCGCCGAAAGTTGGGCGGAAAGCGGAGCTGCTCGCGCCTCGCGCTGGGCCAGAGAGGTCGAACACTGCCGGCAGCGAATGTCGTAAATCTCTTTGCCGGGCAGCACGAGCAGGAGCCGCTCATAGACCGGCTGTGCCCTACGGCAGGCAGGGCAATACAGTTCAGAAGCGGTGAACGAATCGAACTGCCTCATCAGAATCGAAAAACTAGCACGGGGGGGCCCGCAGGTTCAATCCGCCTTCAGGCGTTCGCGGTGCACCCGCGCATGATCGTGCGCCGGTTCAAGATGGGTGATAACCTGTGTTCCATCGCCGAGCCGCCGTTCAATGGCCTCCTCGATTTCCGTTGCTTGCGCGTGCGCTAGCCACAAAGGCGTATCGTCCGGAAGCATCAGGTGCAGCTCGACCCACAATGTCCGACCGGTGCGGCGGTGTTTCAGGTCGTGATACTGGGCGCCATAGCGGCCGAGCTCTTGCGCGAGCACGTCTCGAATCGCGTGATCATCTGCGGGGCTCGCCTCGTCCATCAGCCCCTTGAACGAGCGGCGGATCAAATGCGCGCCCGACCAGAGTATGTTGAGGGCCACGGCGATCGCGCAGATCGGGTCCAGCGCCTTCCAGCCGGTTAGCCAGGCGAGCCCAAGTCCTGCGATCACGCCCAGGCTCGTCCAGCTATCCGTCAGCACGTGCCGCCCGTTGGCCTCGACAATCAGTGAACCCGTCCTCTTGCCGCGCCACACCAGAAATCCGCCGAGCGCGCCGTTGATTGCAAAGGCCGCCGCAGTCAGCCAGAGGCCGGACGACAGGTTTTCGAGCTCAAAGCCTGTGATCCACTTGCGCGCCGCCTCGTAAACAATGTAGAGCGCCGCCACAATGATCATGGCCCCCTCGAAGCCGGCGGAAAAGAAGTCGATCTTGTCGTGGCCATACAGATGAGTCCGGTCGGCCGGCCGCGCGGAGTACCATAGGCTAAACAGGGCAAACCCGACAGCGACGTTGTGGACGACGGATTCCGCCGCGTCCGAAAAGATCGCTGCGGAGCCGGTGATCGCATACGCGGCCGCCTTCATCGCGAGCATGCCGACGCCGACCGCCAGCGACAGGCGGAGCACCCACAGCTCGGGAGCCGGGGTTGAACGGGGTTCGCTGGGATTTGGCGCGCTCACGGCTCAAATAGGCTGAGTTGTTCCGGAGCAGGGGCAGGTTTTCGACCGTAGCGCCGGGCCAGCTTCGGCTGGCCGCTCTCCTCGAATTCGCCCTCCTCGAGATTGCGGAGAATTTCGCGCGCGCGGGCGATGACCTCGGCGGGCAGGCCTGCCAGTTGCGCGACATGGATGCCGAAGCTCTTTTCGGCCGCGCCGGGCACGATCCGGCGAAGGAACGCGATCCGGTCGCCGCTCTCGCGGACCAGAACGTTGTAGTTCTTCACGCCGGGCAGCGTGAGCGCGAGGTCTGTCAGCTCGTGATAGTGGGTTGCAAACAGCGTGCGCGCCTTAACGCGCGGGTTGTTGTGCAAGTATTCCGCCACCGCCCACGCGATGCTGATCCCGTCGAACGTGCTCGTGCCGCGGCCGATTTCGTCGAGCACGACGAGGCTTCGCGGCGTCGCATTATTCAGGATGTTGGCCGTCTCCTGCATCTCGACCAGGAAGGTGCTGCGCCCTCGCGCCAGATCGTCGCTTGCGCCAACGCGCGTGAAGACGCGGTCGGCCATCCCGATTTCCGCCTCCGCGCACGGGACAAACGAGCCCGCTTGCGCCATCACGACAATCAGCGCGACCTGCCGGATGAACGTCGACTTGCCCGCCATGTTCGGGCCCGTGATGATCACCAGTTGGTTGGCGTCGCCGTCCAGCCATGCGTCGTTGGGCACAAAGCGTTCCGCGCCAGGCAAGGCTTCGATGACGGGATGGCGGCTGTCCTTCAGTCGCAGGGTCAGGTTGTCGGTCACGATGGGCCGCACGTATTGGCGCGCGAGTGCGCGCTCGGCGAAGGCCGCCAGCACGTCGAGCTGTGCGACCGCGTCGGCTGTCCGCTGGATGGGATCGGTTTCCGCCGCGATGCGTTCCCGTAGTGCCTGGAACAATTCGTATTCCAGCGCGATGGATTTCTCCTGGGCGCCGAGGATGGTCGTCTCGTATTCCTTCAGCTCCGGCGTGATGAATCGTTCGCCGTTGGCGATCGTCTGTTTGCGGATGTAGTTAGGCGGAACCTTGTCGAGGTTAGCCCGCGTCACCTCAATGTAATAGCCGAAGACGTTGTTGTGTCGGACCTTGAGCGATTGGATGCCTGTGCGTTCGATTTCCCGCTGCTGGTATTCGAGCAGCCACTGTCGGCCGGCACTCGCTGCGTTGCGCAGGGCATCGAGCTCGGCGTTGTAGCCGGGCTTGAAGAGGCCGCCCTCCTTGAGAGAGACGGGCGGCTCGTCGACGAGGGCCCGGGCGATTTCGCCGGCCAGTTCCGGCAGCGGATGGATCGAGGCGGCGAGCTCGGCTACCAACGGCGCTTGGAGGGGCGCCAAGACCTCCCGCAGACGTGGCAGCACCTCGAGCGAGCGGCCGAGGGCGCACGCGTCGCGCGCATTTCCCGTTCCTGCAGCGAGCCGCGCGATCAGTCGCTCGAGGTCCCGGATTTCCGAAAGCGTTTCGCGCAGTGCAGTCAGTGTTGCGCGATTCCGGGCGAGCGACTCAACGGCATCATGACGCGCGCGGATGGCGTCGATCCGGAGGAGCGGGCGCGTGAGCCACGCGCGCAACCGGCGAGCTCCCATCGGCGTCCGCGTGGCGTCGAGGACCCCCAGCAGAGTTGCCTCGCGGCCGCCGCCGGCGGAGGATTCGACGATATCGAGGTTTCGGAGCGTCAGCTCGTCGAGCAGCATGTGATCGCCCGCGCGTCGGGCCCGGGGGGGGCGGATGTGGCCGGCGGGCCGTTTCAGCGCGGAAAGCACGTAGTGCAACGCCGCGCCGGCAGCGCGGAGGCCGAGGGGACAGTCGGCCAGCCCGAATCCGTCGAGCGAGTGAACACGAAAATGCCGGACAAGCGCGTCGATGGCGAAATCCGCGGCGAAGGTCCAGTCTTCCTGCGCTGTGAGGGTTGGACCGCCGGGTGCGGTAAGCGCGCGGATGGCGGGGTCCTCCCGTGCTGCCTCGGGAACGATACACTCTGACGGCGAGGTATTGGCCAGTGCGCGCCGCAGCGCGTCGGCGTCCGGCGCCTCCTCCACCCAGAATTCGCCGGTCGACAGTTCGAGGCCTGCGAGGCCGAAGCGTCCGCCGTCGGGCGCAATGGCGACCAGGTAGTTGTTTCGGGACGATTCCAGCGCGTGTTCTTCGAGGACCGTCCCCGGCGTGATGATGCGCGTGACCTCGCGGCGGACGATGCCCTTGGCAGTGGCGGGATCCTCCATCTGGTCGCACACGGCGATTTTGAGCCCGGCGCGCAGCAGTTTGGCCACATAGAGTTCGGCGCTGTGGTATGGCACGCCGCACATTGGAACGCCCTGCCGCCGTGTCAGCGCGATGTCGAGAATGGCGGAGGCCGTCTTCGCGTCCTCAAAGAACATTTCGTAGAAATCGCCGAGCCGGAAGAAGAGGATCGTATCGGGTGGCAGTTCGGCGCGGATGCGCCGGTATTGCGCCATCATGGGTGTGGTGGTGTCGGACATGCGGCGAGTCAGGACGAGTGCGGTTTTTCCATGGCCTGTAAATTACAGAGCATGGAAGCCGCGGACAAAATTTTTACAAGCGATGGAAAAACCGGGGTCAGGGCGTCTCCGGGCCGACCGTGAGGCGCGTGCACATTTCCATCAGGGCGGGTCGAAGGGTGTCGAACGCATTGCGCGGGGCGCTGGCGGAGATGTGCATGTGCCACGGGCCGGCGATGAAGTCGTACGCCTCGACGGTGAAGGTGCGAAGGGGGACCACCCGGCGAAAGGCGGGGCGGCCAAGGAATTCGGTCTCTTCAAGGTTGGTTCGGATGCGCGCGCGGGCCTCGTTGGCGAGGATCGTCGCGCGCACCTCTTCGAGCGTGCCAGTTCCGATGGGCCGGGTTGAGACGCAGACCTCCATGCGGTGCGGGCCGCGCAAGGTCACGTCGTAATCCCCCTCGTTCTGATAGGGGTAGGCGGCCCACGTGGGCGGCAGAGGCAGCGAAAAACGGCCCGCGAAGTCGACGTAACGGTTGGTCGCCGTCGCGATCTCCACGACGGCGTCGGATACGAGCGTGGACGATCCTTTGGGATCGAGCGCGCGCTCCGCACGGAGGCGAAGCGAGACGAGGTCGGCTGTCAACCCGATCATCGCGAGGCCGGCAATTGCCATGAATGCGAGTCGGATCCAGGGCAGTCGGACCCGGCGGCGGGTGCGGCGCGGCGCCGGCGGGTGAACACGCCGCATGTCACGCGGGATGCGCACAAGGCGGGGTTTTGGGGTTGACGCGCTGTCCATCTCTCTCGTAAAAGTTTGCACTTTGTTCAGGGTATGTCCATGGATGCATATGCAGTCATTGAAACCGGCGGCAAGCAATATCGCGTGAAAGCGGGCGACGTGTTGGACGTCGAAAAGCTGGAGGCCGCGCCAGGTGAGAAGGTCACGATCGACCGCGTTCTCGCTTTGAATACCGGCGCGGGGCTGTCGGTCGGGCGGCCTTTGGTCGCCGGGGCGTCGGTGGTCGCAACCGTGGTGGACCAGCACCGCGGTGAGAAAGTTTACAATTTCAAAAAGAAACGCCGAAAAGGATATCATCGGAAGGTCGGGCATCGCCAAAGCCTGACCCGGCTGAAGGTAGAGTCGATCTCGAGCTGAAGGGAGGCGGGTTATGGCGCATAAAAAAGGCCAGGGATCCACGCGCAATGGGCGCGACAGTGTCAGCAAGCGGCGCGGCCTAAAGGCGTTCGGCGGCGAGTTTGTGACCGCCGGGAGCATTATCGTCCGCCAAGTGGGAACGAAATATATTCCCGGGATGAACGTGGGGATGGGCCGCGATTTTACTCTGTTTGCGCTGCGGGATGGGACGGTCGAGTTTGACCGCGGCGGGCG from the Kiritimatiellia bacterium genome contains:
- a CDS encoding adenylosuccinate synthase, whose product is MANTVLVGAQWGDEGKGKIIDVLAEEAEWVVRYQGGNNAGHTVEIGKERYVLHLIPSGILNEGRRCVIGNGVVVDPLALCEEINGVEQRGVRTAGRLFVSNRAHVVMPYHRLIDDYRERAPQTGAAIGTTKRGIGPAYGDKAARTGLRMGDLLEPDFPDMVRKRVETNNRILEAFGAPLLDVEATVASLTAAADRLKPYIADTIPLIHGAMARGEPILFEGAQGTLLDIDYGTYPFVTSSNATAGGACTGAGIPPHRIDRVIGVIKAYSTRVGEGPFPTELKDGTGERLRQIGREFGATTGRPRRCGWFDVVVARYSAMVNGIDEWAVTKLDVLDELDEIKVCVAYELDGQRIEHVPASVRALERCIPVYERFPGWKVPTGGARSVEELPAACRFYLQSLARLTGVPIGILSTGPGRENTLRLDRAGTMIQP
- a CDS encoding isoprenyl transferase; this encodes MTERLQAIPRHVAIIMDGNGRWAKARGLPRLRGHQVGAESVRAILLACRKIGIEYLTLYAFSSENWVRPRPEVSGLMSLLRKFLREQSDELHNHKVRLRVIGHKQDLPPAVRRELDRVIDETAHYTTGHLILALSYGGRREITDAVRAIAEKVKAGELDPRRITEETVARHLYLPDVPDPDLLIRTSGEMRISNFLLWQISYTELYVTPVLWPDFREPQFLEAIEDYRRRHRRFGDIR
- a CDS encoding phosphatidate cytidylyltransferase, which produces MLRQRLISGLILAAALLAAVFFVPPSGVPFVVLPIVYLALREFYALLDARETPHFKMVGILSGLGLVGATWAAYYFRCPHADAVEPVMLFAACASILLRQLFHTRTNRPWDSIAGTLLGVLYVAFLFNFIAKLLVLWGDTVGRMLVLFLVVVVKCTDIGAYFIGCAIGRHKLFPRISPAKTWEGVVGGVAVGMVAGWAFSAVAGEASVLQGPAVWGVGFLLAVAGVFGDLIESLFKRASGVKDSGTMIQGMGGILDVLDSLLFSAPVMYIAALFFVPPP
- the rseP gene encoding RIP metalloprotease RseP, translating into MLESIALNAYTLIVVLALFGLTIFVHELGHFLVARWCGLAVDTFAIGFGPAIWRRTIRGVEYKIGILPFGGYVALPQMDPAGGREDSERNRRALPPVAPWRKILVALAGVTCNMILAYAVAHVVYWKGQSFAPPEDRVVLGYVDPDSEAYAAGLRIGDVIVAVNGKPVKTWDEFMMDVALAANPVLTVRHASGEQAELTLARREIMGASFIPGISPMNYCYVLRARPGSSAEAAGLRNGDRVVRFDGIQLYSREHLIQLANERADRPVPIVIEREGRELELTVTPKYDPSVGRALIGIEFNTLDVKKPMDQIKSHALLIVRLLKGLTTPSEAKAAAGAVGGPFAILAMFWLYVQSSLVMALWFTCLLNVNLAILNLLPIPVLDGGHIMLALWEMAARRPASPRVVGWIWNGSAVLLIGLFLFLSWRDINRFYLRRPTPADAEPTATTNPLPAEPASP
- a CDS encoding NifU family protein, which produces MSTHIKITGELTSDPAVCLFHVENPIVEDWTVSFNSPEEAAGSELAERLFAVDGVVRVVISGPTISVTKNVMTPWPQMAGEIGAAIRAAYASGQPLIAESVIDRLKALPPEDIEPAVAELFEEHINPALAMHGGFVRLVKVEGRDVHVEMGGGCQGCAASKATMKFGVENAIRRVAPHVRHVIDVTDHAAGTNPYYR
- a CDS encoding cation diffusion facilitator family transporter, with the protein product MSAPNPSEPRSTPAPELWVLRLSLAVGVGMLAMKAAAYAITGSAAIFSDAAESVVHNVAVGFALFSLWYSARPADRTHLYGHDKIDFFSAGFEGAMIIVAALYIVYEAARKWITGFELENLSSGLWLTAAAFAINGALGGFLVWRGKRTGSLIVEANGRHVLTDSWTSLGVIAGLGLAWLTGWKALDPICAIAVALNILWSGAHLIRRSFKGLMDEASPADDHAIRDVLAQELGRYGAQYHDLKHRRTGRTLWVELHLMLPDDTPLWLAHAQATEIEEAIERRLGDGTQVITHLEPAHDHARVHRERLKAD
- the mutS gene encoding DNA mismatch repair protein MutS, which gives rise to MMAQYRRIRAELPPDTILFFRLGDFYEMFFEDAKTASAILDIALTRRQGVPMCGVPYHSAELYVAKLLRAGLKIAVCDQMEDPATAKGIVRREVTRIITPGTVLEEHALESSRNNYLVAIAPDGGRFGLAGLELSTGEFWVEEAPDADALRRALANTSPSECIVPEAAREDPAIRALTAPGGPTLTAQEDWTFAADFAIDALVRHFRVHSLDGFGLADCPLGLRAAGAALHYVLSALKRPAGHIRPPRARRAGDHMLLDELTLRNLDIVESSAGGGREATLLGVLDATRTPMGARRLRAWLTRPLLRIDAIRARHDAVESLARNRATLTALRETLSEIRDLERLIARLAAGTGNARDACALGRSLEVLPRLREVLAPLQAPLVAELAASIHPLPELAGEIARALVDEPPVSLKEGGLFKPGYNAELDALRNAASAGRQWLLEYQQREIERTGIQSLKVRHNNVFGYYIEVTRANLDKVPPNYIRKQTIANGERFITPELKEYETTILGAQEKSIALEYELFQALRERIAAETDPIQRTADAVAQLDVLAAFAERALARQYVRPIVTDNLTLRLKDSRHPVIEALPGAERFVPNDAWLDGDANQLVIITGPNMAGKSTFIRQVALIVVMAQAGSFVPCAEAEIGMADRVFTRVGASDDLARGRSTFLVEMQETANILNNATPRSLVVLDEIGRGTSTFDGISIAWAVAEYLHNNPRVKARTLFATHYHELTDLALTLPGVKNYNVLVRESGDRIAFLRRIVPGAAEKSFGIHVAQLAGLPAEVIARAREILRNLEEGEFEESGQPKLARRYGRKPAPAPEQLSLFEP
- the rplU gene encoding 50S ribosomal protein L21; translated protein: MDAYAVIETGGKQYRVKAGDVLDVEKLEAAPGEKVTIDRVLALNTGAGLSVGRPLVAGASVVATVVDQHRGEKVYNFKKKRRKGYHRKVGHRQSLTRLKVESISS
- the rpmA gene encoding 50S ribosomal protein L27, whose translation is MAHKKGQGSTRNGRDSVSKRRGLKAFGGEFVTAGSIIVRQVGTKYIPGMNVGMGRDFTLFALRDGTVEFDRGGRRVNVRAAASA